Proteins encoded together in one Pseudomonas sp. TCU-HL1 window:
- a CDS encoding GntR family transcriptional regulator, whose amino-acid sequence MNEQLQPLKKQPRTAKSTRSGTQDDVVYAHIFDAILEQRLAPGTKLSEEALGEIFGVSRTIIRRALSRLAHEGVVLLRPNRGAVVASPSVEEARQIFYARRLVERAITELAVEHATAEQLQELRQMVNEEQACFSRGDRGAGIRLSGEFHLKLAEAAKNSPLVSFQRSLVSQTSLIIAQYESGSRSHCSFDEHNRLIDAIESRDVERAVMLMMHHMDHIDDKLNLDEGGASDDLHAVFSHLLQTKKKPGRGTPRSA is encoded by the coding sequence ATGAACGAACAGTTGCAGCCTCTCAAGAAGCAGCCGCGCACCGCCAAAAGCACCCGCAGCGGCACGCAGGACGACGTCGTCTATGCACATATTTTCGATGCCATTCTCGAGCAGCGTTTGGCTCCCGGCACCAAGTTGAGCGAGGAGGCCCTGGGCGAGATTTTCGGCGTCAGCCGTACCATCATCCGCCGTGCCCTGTCGCGCCTCGCCCATGAGGGTGTGGTGCTGCTCAGACCGAATCGCGGTGCCGTGGTCGCCAGCCCGAGTGTCGAGGAAGCCCGTCAGATCTTCTACGCACGTCGCCTGGTGGAACGCGCCATTACCGAGCTGGCAGTGGAACACGCCACCGCCGAGCAGTTGCAGGAATTGCGGCAGATGGTCAATGAGGAGCAGGCGTGCTTCTCGCGCGGCGATCGCGGTGCGGGTATCCGCCTTTCCGGCGAATTCCACCTGAAGCTCGCCGAAGCGGCGAAGAACTCTCCGCTCGTCAGCTTCCAGCGCAGCCTGGTGTCGCAGACATCCCTCATCATTGCCCAGTACGAAAGCGGGAGCCGCTCTCACTGTTCCTTTGATGAACACAACCGCCTGATCGACGCCATCGAGTCCCGTGACGTCGAGCGCGCGGTGATGCTGATGATGCATCACATGGACCATATCGACGACAAGCTGAACCTGGACGAAGGCGGTGCGTCGGACGACCTGCATGCGGTGTTCTCGCACCTGCTGCAGACCAAGAAGAAGCCCGGTCGCGGCACTCCCCGCAGCGCCTGA
- the xdhC gene encoding xanthine dehydrogenase accessory protein XdhC: protein MSWISALADLQQRGEPCVLVTIIEERGSTPRNAGSKMVVTAERIFETIGGGHLEFKAMAIAREMLESRTQDTRLERFSLGASLGQCCGGATVLLFEPMGQPQAHIAVFGAGHVGRALVPLLASLPCKVRWIDSRENEFPEHIPAGVEKVVNEEVIDEIAEMPKGSYFIVMTHNHQLDLELTAEILKRNDFAYFGLIGSKTKRVKFEHRLRERGFATETVQRMRCPMGIAEVKGKLPMEIAISIAGEVVAIYNANFGTEVKKGETVAKLIPASRREQA, encoded by the coding sequence ATGAGTTGGATCAGCGCCCTCGCCGACCTGCAGCAACGCGGTGAACCCTGCGTGCTGGTCACCATCATTGAAGAGCGCGGCTCTACCCCGCGTAATGCCGGCTCCAAGATGGTGGTAACCGCTGAGCGTATCTTCGAGACCATCGGCGGCGGACATCTCGAGTTCAAGGCGATGGCGATCGCCCGCGAGATGCTCGAGAGTCGCACCCAGGACACCCGCCTGGAGCGCTTCAGCCTTGGCGCCAGCCTCGGCCAATGCTGTGGCGGCGCGACCGTGCTGCTGTTCGAGCCCATGGGCCAGCCCCAGGCGCACATCGCCGTGTTCGGCGCCGGCCACGTCGGCCGCGCGCTGGTCCCGCTGCTCGCCAGCCTCCCCTGCAAGGTGCGCTGGATCGACTCGCGGGAGAACGAGTTCCCGGAACATATCCCGGCTGGCGTGGAGAAGGTGGTCAACGAAGAAGTGATCGACGAGATCGCCGAGATGCCCAAGGGCAGCTACTTCATCGTCATGACCCACAATCACCAACTGGACCTGGAACTGACCGCCGAAATCCTGAAGCGCAACGACTTCGCCTACTTCGGCCTGATCGGCTCAAAGACCAAGCGCGTCAAGTTCGAGCACCGGCTGCGCGAGCGCGGTTTTGCCACCGAAACCGTGCAACGTATGCGCTGCCCGATGGGTATCGCCGAAGTCAAAGGCAAGTTGCCGATGGAGATCGCCATTTCCATCGCCGGCGAAGTCGTCGCCATCTACAACGCCAACTTCGGTACGGAAGTGAAGAAAGGCGAGACGGTCGCCAAGCTGATTCCCGCCTCGCGCCGGGAACAGGCCTGA
- a CDS encoding NCS2 family permease — protein sequence MESIKQQEQGTYATTPPANGLLERLFKLSLHGTTVKTELAAGLTTFITMAYIIFVNPNIMADAGIDHGAAFVATCLAAAFGCLLMGLYANWPVGLAPGMGLNAFFTYTVVNTMGYSWQIALGAVFLSGVLFMILTFSRIREWLLNSIPSSLRFAMGAGVGLFLGLIGLKTAGIVVAHPATLVHIGDLTSPGPLLAAICFLMIAVLEYRRIFGGILISILTVTLIGVGLGIVKFGGVFSMPPSLAPTFMAMDITGAFDVTMVSVILAFLFVHMFDTAGTLMGVAQRANLVQEDGRIENLSKAMKADSASSVFGGVLGVPPVTSYVESAAGVAAGGRTGLTAVTVGILFIAAMFFAPLAGMIPAYATAGALIYVAMLMMGGMAHIDWKEHTETIPAIVTVIMMPLTFSVADGIALGFVTYVAMKAFTGKYKDVSVSLYALCAIFVAKFIFL from the coding sequence GTGGAAAGCATCAAACAACAAGAACAAGGAACGTACGCCACAACCCCCCCCGCCAACGGTCTGCTTGAGCGTCTCTTCAAGCTGAGCCTTCACGGCACCACCGTGAAGACCGAACTGGCTGCAGGGCTGACCACCTTCATCACCATGGCCTACATCATCTTCGTCAACCCGAACATCATGGCCGATGCCGGGATCGATCATGGCGCAGCCTTCGTTGCAACCTGCCTTGCTGCAGCCTTCGGCTGCCTCCTCATGGGTCTCTATGCCAACTGGCCGGTCGGCCTCGCTCCGGGCATGGGCCTGAACGCCTTCTTCACCTACACCGTGGTCAATACCATGGGCTACAGTTGGCAGATCGCGCTTGGCGCGGTGTTCCTCTCCGGCGTGCTGTTCATGATCCTGACCTTCTCGCGCATTCGAGAATGGCTGCTCAACAGCATTCCCAGCAGCCTGCGCTTCGCCATGGGCGCGGGAGTCGGGCTGTTCCTCGGGCTGATCGGCCTGAAGACTGCAGGCATCGTCGTTGCCCACCCGGCCACGCTGGTGCACATCGGTGACCTGACCTCCCCCGGTCCGCTGCTGGCCGCCATCTGCTTCCTGATGATCGCGGTGCTGGAGTACCGCCGTATCTTCGGCGGCATCCTGATCAGTATCCTGACCGTTACCCTGATCGGCGTAGGCCTGGGCATCGTCAAGTTCGGTGGCGTGTTCTCCATGCCCCCGAGCCTCGCCCCGACCTTCATGGCCATGGACATTACCGGCGCCTTCGACGTGACCATGGTCAGCGTGATCCTGGCCTTCCTCTTCGTGCACATGTTCGACACCGCCGGCACCCTGATGGGCGTCGCCCAACGTGCCAACCTGGTACAGGAAGATGGCCGTATTGAGAACCTGTCCAAGGCGATGAAGGCCGATAGCGCTTCCAGCGTGTTCGGTGGCGTGCTCGGCGTACCGCCGGTGACCAGTTACGTGGAAAGCGCCGCGGGCGTGGCTGCTGGCGGCCGTACCGGCCTGACCGCGGTTACCGTGGGCATCCTGTTCATCGCCGCAATGTTCTTCGCCCCGCTGGCCGGCATGATCCCTGCCTACGCCACCGCAGGCGCGCTGATCTACGTTGCGATGCTGATGATGGGCGGCATGGCCCACATCGACTGGAAAGAGCACACCGAAACCATCCCGGCCATCGTCACCGTCATCATGATGCCGCTGACCTTCTCGGTCGCCGACGGTATTGCCCTGGGCTTCGTGACCTATGTGGCGATGAAAGCCTTCACCGGCAAATACAAGGATGTGTCGGTAAGCCTTTACGCACTGTGCGCCATCTTCGTAGCCAAGTTCATCTTCCTGTAA
- a CDS encoding ureidoglycolate lyase, which translates to MRTLKIEPLTKEAFAPFGDVIETDGSEYFMINNGSTRRYHKLATVETAQPDDKAIISIFSAESLEMPLRIRMLERHPQGSQAFIPLLGNSFLVVVAPIGDVPVPGLVRAFLSNGRQGVNYHRGVWHHPVLTIEKRDDFLVVDRSGSGNNCDEHFFTEDEQLLLDPHH; encoded by the coding sequence ATGCGAACCCTGAAGATCGAGCCCCTGACCAAAGAAGCCTTCGCCCCATTCGGAGATGTGATCGAAACCGACGGCAGCGAGTACTTCATGATCAACAACGGCTCCACCCGCCGTTATCACAAGCTGGCGACGGTCGAGACCGCCCAGCCGGACGACAAGGCAATCATCAGCATCTTCAGCGCCGAATCCCTTGAGATGCCCTTGCGCATCCGCATGCTGGAACGACATCCGCAGGGCAGCCAGGCCTTCATTCCGCTGCTCGGCAACTCCTTTCTGGTCGTGGTCGCGCCAATTGGCGATGTACCTGTACCGGGTTTGGTCCGTGCCTTCCTATCCAATGGCAGGCAGGGCGTTAATTACCATCGCGGCGTCTGGCACCACCCGGTGCTGACGATCGAAAAGCGGGATGACTTCCTGGTGGTTGATCGCAGCGGTTCCGGCAACAACTGCGACGAGCATTTCTTCACCGAGGACGAACAGCTCCTCCTCGACCCCCACCACTAA
- the guaD gene encoding guanine deaminase, producing the protein MTSHVIAYRSAILHSIADPALVGVEQSYQYFEDGLLVVEDGRIKALGDAKSLLPGLAAGVEVREYRDALITPGFIDTHIHFPQTGMIASYGEQLLDWLNTYTFPTEKQFADKAHAADVAGIFLKELLRNGTTTALVFGTVHKESVDAFFEAAQALDLRMIAGKVLMDRNAPDYLTDTAESGYADSKELIERWHGKGRLHYAVTPRFAPTSTPEQLELAGKLYAEYPGLYMHTHLSENRKEIEWVKELFPERKGYLDVYDHYKLIGQRSVFAHGVHLCDDECKRLAETGSAVAFCPTSNLFLGSGLFDLQKLEEHGVRVGLGTDVGAGTSFSQLQSLNEAYKVMQLQGKKLDPFKSLYLATLGGARALYLDDKIGNFQAGKDADFVVLDYKATPLLDYRLQQARNLEEKLFALTILGDDRTVKETFAAGSSVHQRG; encoded by the coding sequence ATGACCAGCCACGTAATCGCCTACCGCTCCGCCATCCTGCACAGCATCGCCGACCCCGCCCTGGTGGGCGTCGAGCAGTCCTACCAGTATTTCGAGGACGGCCTGCTGGTGGTGGAAGACGGCCGCATCAAGGCCCTGGGCGACGCCAAGTCCCTGCTGCCGGGCCTGGCCGCCGGTGTCGAGGTGCGCGAGTACCGTGATGCCCTGATCACCCCCGGCTTCATCGACACCCACATCCATTTCCCGCAGACCGGCATGATCGCCTCCTACGGCGAGCAGTTGCTGGACTGGCTGAACACTTACACCTTCCCCACCGAGAAGCAGTTCGCTGACAAGGCCCATGCTGCCGACGTCGCCGGCATCTTCCTCAAGGAACTCCTGCGCAACGGCACCACCACCGCCCTGGTGTTCGGCACCGTTCACAAGGAGTCCGTGGACGCCTTCTTCGAAGCCGCCCAGGCGCTGGACCTGCGCATGATCGCCGGCAAGGTGCTGATGGACCGCAACGCCCCGGACTACCTGACCGATACCGCCGAGTCCGGCTACGCCGACAGCAAGGAGCTGATCGAGCGCTGGCACGGCAAGGGCCGCCTGCACTACGCAGTCACCCCGCGCTTCGCTCCCACCAGCACGCCGGAGCAACTGGAGCTGGCCGGCAAGCTGTACGCCGAATACCCCGGCCTGTACATGCACACCCACCTATCCGAGAACCGCAAGGAGATTGAATGGGTCAAGGAGCTGTTCCCCGAGCGCAAGGGCTACCTGGACGTCTACGACCACTACAAGCTGATCGGCCAGCGCTCGGTGTTCGCCCACGGCGTGCACCTCTGCGATGACGAGTGCAAGCGCCTGGCGGAAACCGGCTCGGCCGTAGCGTTCTGCCCCACCTCCAACCTGTTCCTGGGCAGCGGCCTGTTCGACCTGCAGAAGCTGGAAGAACACGGCGTTCGCGTCGGCCTGGGCACTGACGTTGGTGCCGGCACCAGCTTCTCCCAGCTGCAGTCGCTGAACGAGGCGTACAAAGTGATGCAGTTGCAAGGCAAGAAGCTCGATCCGTTCAAGTCGCTCTACCTGGCCACCCTGGGCGGCGCCCGCGCGCTCTACCTGGATGACAAGATCGGCAACTTCCAGGCAGGCAAGGATGCGGACTTCGTGGTACTCGACTACAAGGCCACCCCGCTGCTCGACTACCGCCTGCAGCAGGCACGCAACCTAGAGGAAAAACTGTTCGCCCTGACCATCCTCGGCGACGACCGCACGGTGAAGGAAACCTTCGCCGCCGGCAGCAGCGTGCATCAGCGCGGCTGA
- the uraD gene encoding 2-oxo-4-hydroxy-4-carboxy-5-ureidoimidazoline decarboxylase: protein MSRFQTLTPSTLSRDAFVNVFADIYEHSPWVAEKAFDLGQDVSIDEIDGLHQRMADLLLSASHEAQLALINAHPDLAGKAAVRGELTEASTSEQAGAGIHACTAEEFARFTELNDAYKAKFGFPFIMAVKGSNRHQILAAFEERIHNSPEAEFTRALAEINKIALFRLQQM, encoded by the coding sequence ATGAGCCGCTTTCAGACCCTGACCCCGTCCACGCTGTCCCGCGATGCTTTTGTCAACGTCTTCGCCGACATCTACGAACATTCGCCCTGGGTAGCCGAGAAGGCTTTTGACCTCGGCCAGGACGTCAGCATTGATGAAATCGATGGCCTGCACCAACGCATGGCCGACCTGTTGCTCAGCGCCAGCCATGAAGCCCAGCTGGCGCTGATCAACGCTCACCCGGACCTCGCAGGCAAAGCTGCGGTGCGTGGCGAGCTGACCGAAGCCAGCACCAGCGAACAAGCCGGTGCGGGCATCCACGCGTGCACGGCTGAAGAGTTCGCGCGCTTCACCGAACTGAACGACGCCTACAAGGCCAAGTTCGGGTTTCCCTTCATCATGGCGGTGAAAGGCAGCAACCGGCACCAGATCCTGGCGGCCTTCGAGGAGCGAATCCACAACTCCCCCGAAGCCGAATTCACCAGGGCGCTGGCCGAGATCAACAAGATCGCGCTGTTCCGTCTGCAGCAAATGTAA
- the uraH gene encoding hydroxyisourate hydrolase: MGRLTTHVLDAAHGCPGRDIKIELYRVEGAGLELVATATTNDDGRCDAPLLQGADYQSGVYQIHFHAGDYYRARGVKLNEPAFLDVVVLRFGISAEQDHYHVPLLISPYSYSTYRGS; encoded by the coding sequence ATGGGACGTTTGACTACGCATGTACTGGATGCCGCCCACGGCTGCCCCGGCCGTGACATCAAGATCGAGCTCTACCGCGTGGAAGGCGCGGGCCTTGAGCTGGTTGCCACCGCCACCACCAACGACGACGGTCGCTGCGATGCGCCGCTGCTGCAGGGCGCTGACTACCAGAGCGGCGTCTATCAGATCCATTTCCACGCCGGCGACTACTACCGCGCTCGCGGCGTGAAGCTGAACGAGCCCGCATTCCTGGATGTGGTGGTACTGCGCTTCGGTATCTCTGCAGAGCAGGATCACTACCACGTGCCGCTGCTGATTTCCCCCTACAGCTACTCCACCTATCGCGGTAGCTAG
- a CDS encoding urate hydroxylase PuuD, with the protein MEAHLTEWLNLSIRWVHMITGVAWIGASFYFVWLENNLNRANPRDGLSGDLWAIHGGGIYHLEKYKLAPPKMPDNLHWFKWEAYFTWLSGVALLAVVFYLNPTLYLIAPGVDIAPAAAVAIGIGSLVAGWFIYDFLCDSPLGKTPALLGLVLFVLIVGAAWGFTHVFSGRGSYIHVGALIGTIMVGNVFRIIMPAQRALVKAIEENRTPDPILPAKGLLRSRHNNYFTLPVLFIMISNHFPSTYGSQYNWLILAGIAVLAVLVRHYFNTRHDSNKFAWTLPAGALGMICLAFVTAPNYKAAEPSVAVEPARQEHATSAAAPAAGESKPQAAAPAQPAAAPAQASATGGNFDKVHDVIKERCAVCHSAKPTSPMFTSAPGGVMLDTPQQIQMLAPKIQAQAVASQIMPLGNITQMTQEERDLIGRWIAQGAKTN; encoded by the coding sequence GTGGAAGCACATCTGACCGAATGGCTGAACCTTAGCATTCGCTGGGTTCACATGATCACCGGTGTCGCCTGGATCGGCGCATCCTTCTATTTCGTCTGGCTGGAGAACAACCTCAACCGCGCCAATCCGCGCGACGGGCTGTCGGGTGACCTTTGGGCCATCCACGGTGGCGGTATCTACCACCTGGAGAAGTACAAGCTCGCTCCGCCGAAAATGCCGGACAACCTGCACTGGTTCAAATGGGAAGCCTATTTCACCTGGTTATCGGGCGTCGCCCTGCTGGCCGTGGTGTTCTACCTGAACCCGACCCTGTACCTGATCGCGCCCGGCGTGGACATCGCCCCGGCCGCCGCCGTCGCCATCGGCATCGGCTCGCTGGTTGCCGGCTGGTTCATCTACGACTTCCTCTGCGACTCGCCGCTGGGCAAGACCCCCGCCCTGCTGGGCCTGGTGTTGTTCGTGCTGATCGTCGGCGCTGCCTGGGGCTTCACCCATGTGTTCAGCGGCCGTGGTTCCTACATCCATGTCGGCGCCCTGATCGGCACCATCATGGTCGGCAACGTATTCCGCATCATCATGCCGGCGCAGCGTGCCCTGGTTAAGGCCATCGAAGAGAACCGCACCCCGGACCCGATCCTGCCGGCCAAGGGTCTGCTGCGTTCGCGCCACAACAACTACTTCACCCTGCCGGTGCTGTTCATCATGATCAGCAACCACTTCCCGAGCACCTACGGTAGCCAGTACAACTGGCTGATCCTGGCCGGGATCGCGGTACTCGCGGTACTGGTGCGCCACTACTTCAACACCCGCCACGACAGCAACAAGTTCGCCTGGACCCTGCCGGCCGGTGCCCTCGGCATGATCTGCCTGGCGTTCGTCACTGCTCCGAACTACAAGGCCGCCGAACCGAGCGTGGCCGTTGAGCCTGCCCGCCAGGAACACGCGACTTCCGCCGCTGCCCCGGCAGCCGGCGAGAGCAAGCCGCAGGCTGCTGCTCCGGCACAACCGGCTGCAGCTCCGGCCCAGGCCAGTGCCACTGGCGGCAACTTCGACAAGGTCCACGACGTCATCAAGGAACGCTGCGCCGTCTGCCACTCCGCCAAACCCACCAGCCCGATGTTCACCTCGGCGCCGGGCGGCGTGATGCTCGACACCCCGCAACAGATCCAGATGCTCGCACCGAAGATCCAGGCCCAGGCTGTCGCCAGCCAGATCATGCCGCTGGGCAACATCACTCAGATGACCCAGGAAGAACGTGACCTGATCGGCCGCTGGATTGCCCAGGGCGCCAAGACCAACTAA
- a CDS encoding nucleobase:cation symporter-2 family protein, with protein MTTPTEREIALSPADQRLPLMQLLLVGFQHVLLMYGGAVAVPLIVGQAAGLSREEIAFLINADLLVAGIATIVQSIGIGPVGIRMPVMMGASFAAVGSMVVMAGMPGVGIQGIFGATIAAGFFGLLIAPFMSRIVRFFPPLVTGTVITSIGLTLFPVAVNWAGGGNMAPQFGGLEYLSIAALVLGTILLVNRFLKGFWVNVSVLVGMALGYALAGASGMVDLNGLDETPWFQIVEPMHFGMPKFELASVLSMCLVVVIIFVESTGMFLALGKITGREVCPNALRRGLMCDAGASFLAGFFNTFTHSSFAQNIGLVQMTGVRSRYVTVAAGAFLIGLSLLPKAAFLVASIPPAVLGGAGLAMFGMVAATGIKILHEADISDRRNQLLVAVSMGMGMAPVVRPELFAQLPHWMEPITHSGIAMATVSALTLNLLFNILGEKDRSRHCAVH; from the coding sequence ATGACCACTCCGACAGAGCGAGAAATCGCCCTTTCGCCCGCTGACCAGCGCCTGCCCCTGATGCAACTGCTGCTTGTCGGCTTCCAGCATGTCCTGCTTATGTACGGTGGCGCCGTTGCCGTACCCCTGATCGTCGGCCAGGCCGCCGGCCTGTCCCGTGAAGAAATCGCGTTCCTGATCAATGCTGACCTGCTGGTCGCCGGCATCGCTACCATCGTGCAGTCCATCGGCATCGGCCCGGTGGGCATCCGCATGCCGGTGATGATGGGTGCCAGCTTCGCTGCCGTCGGCAGCATGGTGGTCATGGCCGGGATGCCCGGCGTTGGTATCCAGGGCATCTTCGGCGCCACCATCGCCGCCGGATTCTTCGGCTTGCTGATCGCGCCCTTCATGTCGCGCATCGTGCGCTTCTTCCCGCCGCTGGTGACCGGAACCGTGATCACCTCCATCGGCCTCACCCTCTTCCCGGTTGCGGTCAACTGGGCAGGCGGCGGCAACATGGCCCCTCAGTTCGGCGGGCTGGAGTACCTGTCCATCGCGGCGCTGGTGCTGGGTACGATCCTGCTGGTGAACCGCTTCCTCAAGGGCTTCTGGGTCAACGTCTCGGTGCTCGTCGGCATGGCCCTGGGCTACGCCCTCGCTGGCGCCAGCGGGATGGTCGACCTCAACGGCCTGGACGAAACCCCCTGGTTCCAGATCGTGGAGCCCATGCATTTCGGCATGCCGAAGTTCGAACTCGCCTCCGTGCTCTCGATGTGCCTGGTGGTGGTGATCATCTTCGTCGAGTCCACCGGCATGTTCCTGGCCCTGGGCAAGATCACCGGCCGCGAAGTCTGCCCCAACGCCCTGCGCCGTGGCCTGATGTGCGACGCCGGCGCGTCTTTCCTGGCAGGCTTCTTCAACACCTTCACCCATTCGTCCTTCGCCCAGAACATTGGTCTGGTGCAGATGACCGGTGTGCGCAGTCGCTATGTGACAGTCGCCGCAGGGGCCTTCCTGATCGGTCTGAGTCTGCTGCCGAAAGCCGCCTTCCTGGTGGCCTCGATCCCGCCGGCGGTGCTGGGCGGAGCGGGGCTGGCGATGTTTGGCATGGTGGCCGCCACCGGTATCAAGATCCTCCACGAGGCCGACATCAGCGACCGCCGCAACCAGTTGCTGGTCGCCGTCAGCATGGGCATGGGCATGGCACCGGTGGTACGTCCCGAGCTCTTCGCACAGCTTCCCCACTGGATGGAGCCCATCACCCACAGCGGCATCGCCATGGCCACTGTCAGTGCCCTCACGCTGAACCTGCTGTTCAACATCCTAGGTGAGAAGGACCGCAGCCGGCACTGCGCCGTGCACTGA
- the puuE gene encoding allantoinase PuuE: MSAEYPRDLIGYGNNPPHPHWPGDSRIALSFVLNYEEGGERNVLHGDKESEAFLSEMVAAQPLQGARNMSMESLYEYGSRVGVWRLLNLFKQHDIPLTIFAVAMAAQRHPDVIRAMVEAGHEICSHGYRWIDYQYMDEAQEREHMLEAIRILTELTGERPVGWYTGRTGPNTRRLVMEEGGFLYDSDTYDDDLPYWDAASTAQRPHLVIPYTLDTNDMRFTQVQGFNKGDDFFEYLKDAFDVLYAEGAAGAPKMLSIGMHCRLLGRPARLASLARFIEYVKGHEKVWFARRADIARHWHATHPFKEQAK, encoded by the coding sequence GTGAGCGCTGAGTACCCACGCGACCTGATCGGTTACGGCAACAACCCTCCCCATCCGCACTGGCCGGGTGATTCCCGAATCGCCCTGTCCTTTGTCCTCAACTACGAGGAAGGCGGCGAACGCAATGTGCTTCATGGCGACAAGGAATCCGAAGCCTTCCTGTCCGAGATGGTGGCCGCCCAACCGCTGCAGGGCGCGCGCAACATGAGTATGGAATCTCTTTACGAGTACGGCAGCCGCGTCGGCGTCTGGCGCCTGCTGAACCTGTTCAAGCAGCACGACATCCCGCTGACCATCTTCGCCGTCGCCATGGCCGCCCAGCGTCATCCGGATGTGATCCGCGCCATGGTCGAGGCCGGTCACGAGATTTGCAGCCACGGCTACCGCTGGATTGACTACCAGTACATGGACGAGGCGCAGGAGCGCGAGCACATGCTCGAGGCCATCCGCATCCTCACCGAACTGACCGGCGAACGCCCAGTGGGCTGGTACACCGGGCGTACCGGCCCGAACACCCGTCGCCTGGTGATGGAAGAAGGCGGCTTCCTCTACGACTCCGACACCTACGACGACGACCTGCCCTACTGGGACGCTGCCAGCACCGCGCAAAGACCGCACCTGGTCATCCCCTACACCCTGGACACCAACGACATGCGCTTCACCCAGGTGCAGGGCTTCAACAAGGGCGATGACTTCTTCGAGTACCTCAAGGACGCCTTCGACGTGCTCTACGCCGAAGGCGCCGCTGGCGCGCCGAAGATGCTCTCCATCGGCATGCACTGCCGCCTGCTGGGCCGTCCGGCTCGCCTCGCCTCCCTGGCGCGCTTCATCGAATACGTGAAGGGCCATGAAAAAGTTTGGTTCGCCCGCCGCGCAGACATCGCCCGTCACTGGCACGCCACCCACCCTTTCAAAGAGCAAGCGAAATGA